In Salvia miltiorrhiza cultivar Shanhuang (shh) chromosome 4, IMPLAD_Smil_shh, whole genome shotgun sequence, the DNA window GTGAAGGTGGAAGGATATCGTATTCAAGATTATTAGATGGGAATCATTCATTTGAGGTGTGCACGAAAGGGTCTCGGGGAGTTGCCTGTGCGAGCTATAACTGGACCATTGGTACTCGAGCAACCTCCCTAATTCTCTTGAATCACGATAATTTTTCATTTCACAAGTCTATCTTTCAAGAAATATATGATTCTTGTCATAACATCTGTGAATGAAACAGCAATGTGCAATGCTTGATTTATGCTCCTAATCTTTTGTGACATGTTGATTACTCAAATAAGCAGCCTAGCATGGTCATAGACAGTACCTGATTGAGCTGTACCTCTATTTTGCAGACACGGTTAAACCCACAGCGCATCTAACAGGAGCGACGAGCTTTACAAGTGCTTCTCGTGTTTCAGTGAACATATCTTTCAGTGAGCCCTGTGGTGGTGGTTTCATGTGCCCTTCTGTAAATGCCTGCAACGTGAGTACGTGGTCAGCTAGGACTCGATAGCATTTCATATGTTTAGCTCGTTAGCAGGTTTTTTACTCGCAACCATAAAATCTATGATTCATGATTGTGTTCTTGCCCAACAGCTTCTTGTTTATGGTGCTGGAGAGGTCTTGCCAAATACACTCAACGTTATCGAGCCAAGCATGAAATACTCTCTAGTTGTCAGCGTATCTGAGAGAGTTCGATATGGACGCTTGATCCTGGTAATGGACAAAGATTTCTGTACAGACTCTGCAGGAAACCAATTTACAAGAACAGATAACTCAAGTTTAGTAATACATTTTGGTGAGTTTGATCATAAACAGTTGTGGTCTAATCATGTTTATTATTCACATTACTAATGTgcagttctctctctctctctctctctctctctctctctctctctcttcagaTAAACGAAGTGTGCTTGTGAACATGAGAACTCATATACCCGAAAGGCTGCTTCAGATAAGCACTGAAACTAGAACTATATTGGCAACTAACAAGGACAAGTTCTTAAAGATATATCTGTATTTCACCGAACCTGTCATGAATTCGTCTGCTGAAATCTTGAACTCCATCGACATAAATCAAGGATCACTCGTTCCCATAAATGGGAGTAGCCATGGACAGCGTAGATTTGGCTACCAGGTTAATTTTCACCTCTCTAGATTAACTCTACTTTGTtaacaccttttttttttttcctactgATATTTATTTCCTCTGGATTTCCGTGCAGATTACTAATATATCAAACATGGCTATTTTTACTGTGAGCCTGCAGTCGAACTTGGTGATCACTAGACAGGGGACCCCCGTTGCTCCCGTATCTCCTGTAACGTTTCTCTATGGTATGCAAAAGAATGCGAACACAGCTTCGAGGATAAAGCAACTATAATGTCTTTCCAcagaaattgaaattttatttgctTCTGAATGAATTTAGATTCTCAAAGACCAACTGTTAGGCTGAGCACAACATGTGACATGCGGACAAAAGAGAAGAGTATTCTTGTCATGATCAAATTTATGAAGCCAGTATTCGGTTTCAACTCATCTCATGTATCAGTTTCTGGAGGGTATTTGCAGAGGTGATAGTTGCTGCTGTATATAAACATTCAACTACACATTTTTCCACAGCTGGTAAAATTTCTCTTGTTTATGCATTCCACAGCTTCCAAGAGGTGAGTAGGAGAAGCTACACGGCCCATATACGAGCAGAGACCGATGCCATATCCATTTATGTTCCTGAAAATGTGACATCCGATGTTTCAGGGAATGGAAACGGAGCATCTAATACTCTGCAAGTCAGGCACTGTAGGACTCAAATCTTTTCTTCTTATTACCATAATTTGCCATTTTTGCTCCACTAATTGTTCTCTCTTTAGATTCAGCACCCGTTGAATCTTTGGTGCTTTCGTACTTTGCCACCACTGCTTTTGGCATTACAGCTTTGGTTGCCGGCTTTCTATCTGTTTCGACAGCAAGTTTGCTATCTTCTGGAGCATACTCCAAACCGAGTGCTATCTTGTGCTTCGACCCTGCCAGAAATCTCTTTGTAATCTCCCATTATTACTACTATAATCTTTATTCTTAGATGAAGCTATCCATCATcacaaaaaattaagaaaaatctGAATAAAAGGTCAAACTGATGCTGTTTAGCTCATGTTTGACATAGCATTAAGTGATCTTACGTTATCTTACTTGGTGCAGAGAATCGCATCGCATATTCAAATTTTTGCACTGTGTAAATGGTTAGGAGTCACCTTACCTGTCGAATATTATGAGCTTGCAAGAGGCTTACAGTGGAGTATTCCTTACTTCAATCTCCCATGGGAGAAGGGCGACCTGCATTTAGTCATGGTGGGCTCAACTTCACCCAAGGATCGGCTGATTCGTGCTCCCAAAGATCACGATTCAATATTCGTTGAGGGCCTTAAACCCGAAGCTGCAAATGTGGATTCAGCCAAGGTTTTTGGGTTGCCTCTGAACCCTTTGGAGTATGCATCATATTTTGAGGTAAAGATCTAACTACTTCTTTCACTCCAATCTTGCTATTTACTTCTGCATACTAATTGAGGCCTTTTAAACACAGAGCCAGTCTACCATGCCAGAAGCAGAATACATTTTGGATCCACAGAATTCACACGGGTAAACATGTTCGTTCTTACCATTTTTTAGGCCAAATCTGCCACTGCAGCTAGATGAATGTCTACTGTTTCTTCCAGATGGAGAGATTTCAGCAGAAGCATGTTCTGGC includes these proteins:
- the LOC131019899 gene encoding uncharacterized protein LOC131019899 isoform X1, giving the protein MGSRFSWFLLLHCWVFLILSLGVCCDGSEVAVKLLETPHAFSNRNYSTFSFQVLVAGNDTICSDCSTTCKLDHGKDSACEGGRISYSRLLDGNHSFEVCTKGSRGVACASYNWTIDTVKPTAHLTGATSFTSASRVSVNISFSEPCGGGFMCPSVNACNLLVYGAGEVLPNTLNVIEPSMKYSLVVSVSERVRYGRLILVMDKDFCTDSAGNQFTRTDNSSLVIHFDKRSVLVNMRTHIPERLLQISTETRTILATNKDKFLKIYLYFTEPVMNSSAEILNSIDINQGSLVPINGSSHGQRRFGYQITNISNMAIFTVSLQSNLVITRQGTPVAPVSPVTFLYDSQRPTVRLSTTCDMRTKEKSILVMIKFMKPVFGFNSSHVSVSGGYLQSFQEVSRRSYTAHIRAETDAISIYVPENVTSDVSGNGNGASNTLQVRHYSAPVESLVLSYFATTAFGITALVAGFLSVSTASLLSSGAYSKPSAILCFDPARNLFRIASHIQIFALCKWLGVTLPVEYYELARGLQWSIPYFNLPWEKGDLHLVMVGSTSPKDRLIRAPKDHDSIFVEGLKPEAANVDSAKVFGLPLNPLEYASYFESQSTMPEAEYILDPQNSHGWRDFSRSMFWLAVIGGGLILLHALLFMILKFKKQIKDKQSYGALIFPRFEIFLLILALPCISEASASLIKGATPSGTIVGVLVLSLVAFMLLCLLIFLSFGITFGKLLQYKEVHQEGQTFHWYQELIRVTLGPGKRGQWTWKNERRSIYLTILGPLFEDLRGPPKYMLSQISGSSLSKPGDRIIASDDETEDAEAPFIQKLFGILRIYYTLLESARRVALGIFVGAYSQTWTSRTPTIALLCITAFQLFFMVLKKPFIKKKLQLVEIISVSCELVIFACCLVLLDKQLSPQGERRLGIAMVLVFLLAFVVQIIKAWHALYKQIKQLDPITYSFFLGLETAAIGFALLVLPHCWIKNLLRRFPINNPGETDTTSRNRSSGSRSSGDKPWLRHIREIARSSFSREGSKPSTPTDPSSSKVRWSGFWRNKRSGSSSASVSASASTSTDYKAKPRGLYKELEDIFASK